The Acidimicrobiales bacterium nucleotide sequence CCCACGACGTCGCCGCCGCCGTCCAGGCCGTGAAAGTCGTGGCAGCATGAGCGCCGTGGCCAGCAAGGGCAAGTGGGCCCAGGGCATCCGCCCCCGCAACTTCCATTGGGTGATCGGCGACCGGCTGGCGATCTGCGAGCGGCCGGGAGGCTACGGCGCGAGCCACCGCAAGGTTCGCCGCCAGGAGGAGATCATCTGGATCAGGGAGCAGGGGTTCACCGTGGTCATCTCCACGATCCCCGCGCCGCACAACCTCCACAACTACGACGAGCTGGGTGTCGTCTGGCGCCATCGCCCGTTCGACGACGACAACCGGTCGGGCTACGAGCTGCGGGTGTTCGCCGAGCTGCGCGACCTGTTGGCGGGCGGCGCGAAGGTGCTCGTGCACAGCGAGGAGCTCGGCGACCGCCTCTGCGGCCTCGTGGCCGGCTACCTGTTGTGGTCCGGCCTCGTCGACACGTCCCCCGCCACGGTCACCGTCGTCGAGCGCCTCACCGGCCGTCAGCTCGGACCCGTGGGCCGCGAGCTGGTCGCCCTCGCCGAGACGCTCCCGCCGCCCTCCTGATCCTCGTGGCCCCCACCGACACGATCGAGCTCCGTGGCCTCGTCGCCAGCGGGATCTGCGGCGCCCTCCCCGAGGAGCAGGTCCGCCCTCAGCCCCTCGAGGTCGACCTCGACGTGGTGGTCGACCTCGCCCGACCGGGGGTGTCCGACGACCTCGGCGACACCCTCGACTACGGCGCCATCGCCGCCGCCGTCGAGGCGGTGATCACCGGTGAGCGCTTCGTGCTGCTCGAGCGGCT carries:
- the folB gene encoding dihydroneopterin aldolase, encoding MAPTDTIELRGLVASGICGALPEEQVRPQPLEVDLDVVVDLARPGVSDDLGDTLDYGAIAAAVEAVITGERFVLLERLAQRLAEVVLDDPRAAAVTVSVRKQRPPVPQVMATSGVRITRTRR